In the genome of Microthrixaceae bacterium, one region contains:
- the pdxH gene encoding pyridoxamine 5'-phosphate oxidase → MEASDATGTHDPGLGEGSGYDLGHFREDYTVAALRRVDLSADPLEQFGRWWDEWAAAPRYDAAACVLATASASGRPTARYLLCRRFGPEGFELFTNLDSRKAHDLAENPYGSLLFGWLDLNRQVRIEGRMELLDTTANDDYWASRPLGSRIGALASDQSRPITGRDELDRKVDELRARFGLDESGEPVGGDDVTVPRPRHWGGYRLVPDRIEFWQGRLDRLHDRFEYRRTESGWNLTRLAP, encoded by the coding sequence CCCACGATCCTGGTCTAGGAGAAGGGTCTGGCTACGACCTGGGCCACTTCCGGGAGGATTACACGGTGGCGGCGCTCCGCCGCGTCGACTTGTCGGCCGATCCGCTGGAGCAGTTCGGCCGCTGGTGGGACGAATGGGCCGCGGCCCCCCGCTATGACGCCGCGGCCTGCGTGCTGGCCACCGCATCCGCCTCAGGTCGACCGACCGCTCGTTACCTCTTGTGTCGAAGGTTCGGGCCGGAGGGATTCGAGCTGTTCACGAACCTGGACAGCCGCAAGGCCCATGACCTGGCCGAGAACCCCTACGGGTCCCTGCTGTTCGGCTGGTTGGACCTCAACCGCCAAGTTCGGATCGAGGGCAGGATGGAACTGCTCGACACCACCGCCAACGACGATTACTGGGCATCCCGACCGCTGGGAAGTCGGATCGGGGCGCTGGCCTCCGATCAGAGTCGTCCCATTACCGGCCGCGACGAGCTGGACCGCAAGGTCGATGAACTCCGTGCCCGATTCGGGCTGGACGAGTCCGGCGAGCCTGTCGGTGGCGACGACGTCACGGTTCCCCGTCCCCGCCACTGGGGTGGGTATCGCCTTGTCCCTGATCGGATCGAGTTCTGGCAGGGACGCCTCGACCGGCTCCACGACCGCTTCGAGTACCGGCGGACCGAGTCGGGATGGAACCTGACCCGACTGGCCCCCTGA